From Bifidobacterium longum subsp. longum JCM 1217, one genomic window encodes:
- a CDS encoding ABC transporter ATP-binding protein produces MTNTVLQLDNVEFRRNRRVIITDVNLTINAGERWVLFGPNGIGKSTAVGMLATRTFPSEGRVFILGHQLGKYDVFKLRTRIGLASADLGRQFPEFEDPLDAVVTGLSAVTGRWRDTYTQEEYARARQLLRDFRVSYLEGKEMWRLSEGERTRVLIARALMGDPELLIMDEPTTGLDLGGREQVMRTLSRIGEENSERAVVLVTHRLEEIPAGFDHIAIMGRKPIPAEDATEAGVDSMGNPGAGTIVYTGSLENGLTDERLSELFGMPIEVQHTHGRWAAYAV; encoded by the coding sequence ATGACAAACACCGTCCTCCAACTCGACAACGTCGAATTCCGGCGTAACCGTCGCGTCATTATCACCGACGTGAACCTCACCATCAACGCGGGGGAGCGTTGGGTGCTGTTCGGTCCGAACGGCATCGGCAAATCCACCGCGGTCGGCATGCTGGCCACCCGCACCTTCCCCTCAGAGGGCCGCGTATTCATCCTCGGCCATCAACTCGGCAAATACGACGTATTCAAACTGCGCACCCGCATCGGTCTCGCCTCTGCCGACCTGGGCCGGCAGTTCCCCGAGTTCGAGGACCCGCTGGACGCCGTGGTCACCGGCCTGTCCGCCGTGACCGGGCGCTGGCGCGACACCTACACGCAAGAGGAATACGCCCGCGCCCGCCAGCTGCTGCGCGATTTTCGCGTCTCCTATCTGGAAGGCAAGGAGATGTGGCGACTGTCCGAAGGCGAACGCACCCGCGTATTGATCGCCCGTGCGCTGATGGGAGATCCTGAGCTGCTCATCATGGATGAGCCGACCACCGGCCTTGACCTGGGCGGCCGCGAGCAGGTGATGCGCACATTGAGCCGAATCGGCGAAGAGAACTCCGAGCGTGCCGTGGTGCTGGTCACCCATCGCTTGGAGGAGATTCCGGCCGGTTTCGACCACATCGCCATTATGGGACGCAAGCCGATTCCCGCTGAGGACGCCACCGAAGCGGGCGTGGACTCAATGGGTAATCCCGGTGCTGGCACCATCGTCTACACCGGTTCGTTGGAGAATGGCCTGACCGACGAACGCTTGTCGGAATTGTTCGGTATGCCCATCGAAGTCCAGCACACCCACGGCCGCTGGGCCGCCTACGCCGTGTGA
- a CDS encoding Cof-type HAD-IIB family hydrolase has product MTTNSKLVFIDIDGTLADENHVVPESAKIACKQAQANGHKLFICTGRSVPKIERSILDLGFDGVVSVAGAQANIGDRLLFQHLVPPEAVDAAMAYFAKHHIESYQWQGADGMYISEGYRQHLESKGKTWNRGEFARFWHLLDEVEVPAGSTLGQTIRVSKGSYFTSPNPDVTFEETQHDLSPWFELVHGSYDKISPNNGELLINGIDKGTAVRDVASLLGYSVADTIAIGDSDNDTAMLKAAGTSVAMGNAIHGIQAFCDFTTTDIHEDGLANAFKTLGLV; this is encoded by the coding sequence ATGACAACCAATAGCAAACTCGTATTCATCGATATCGACGGCACCCTAGCCGACGAAAACCACGTCGTACCCGAATCTGCCAAAATCGCTTGCAAACAAGCCCAGGCCAACGGCCACAAGCTCTTCATCTGCACCGGGCGTTCCGTGCCGAAAATCGAGCGCAGCATCCTCGACCTCGGTTTCGATGGCGTGGTTTCCGTGGCGGGCGCTCAGGCGAATATCGGAGACAGGCTGCTGTTCCAGCATCTCGTCCCTCCTGAAGCGGTCGATGCGGCGATGGCGTATTTTGCCAAGCATCATATCGAGAGCTACCAATGGCAAGGTGCGGATGGCATGTACATCTCGGAAGGCTACCGTCAACATCTGGAATCGAAAGGCAAGACCTGGAATCGTGGCGAATTCGCGCGATTCTGGCACCTGTTGGATGAGGTGGAGGTGCCGGCTGGCTCGACTTTGGGACAGACGATTCGTGTGAGCAAGGGGTCATACTTCACCTCGCCGAATCCTGACGTGACTTTCGAGGAGACTCAACATGATTTGAGCCCATGGTTTGAGCTCGTGCATGGTTCGTATGACAAGATTTCCCCGAACAATGGCGAGTTGCTGATTAATGGCATCGACAAAGGTACCGCTGTGCGCGACGTGGCTTCTTTGCTGGGCTACTCCGTTGCCGACACCATCGCCATCGGAGACTCCGACAACGACACTGCCATGCTCAAGGCCGCCGGCACATCCGTAGCCATGGGCAACGCCATTCACGGCATCCAAGCCTTCTGTGACTTCACCACCACCGACATTCACGAGGACGGCCTGGCCAACGCCTTCAAGACGTTGGGACTGGTGTGA